In the genome of Flaviflexus ciconiae, one region contains:
- a CDS encoding aspartate:alanine exchanger family transporter → MNSVLNYLAEQPILTVFLIIGIGMALGRIKVKGVSLGAAAVLFFAIALAAWGNAVGVEITIPHYIGTLGLVLFAFSIGNNAGGTFFKSLKQATGPIITMVVLFIVAAVAAYLVGSYVFDMDIALIAGTFSGAVTNTPALAAAGESSGDPGTATVGYAVAYLFGVIGMIIAAQMALRKAHLDTDAPSPVTHQNVRVDREDGPTVGGIMKSLGSAIEFSRIRRGEQGPIWIPSSSEVLQRGDLVTIVGEDADVEQVVGELGHRSSHSLRSDRRMLDFRRITVSEPSLVGLTVRELDEVLAERWGAKISRVRRADQDMLAIPNLMVEMGDRVRVVGPTMKLKEISKWLGDSSKGLTDINPVALGLGLALGLFVGSIEIPMPGGGSFSLGGAAGVLLVGLVMGRLGRVGKVVTALPNTANLVMSELGLLLFLAQAGCNAGGQIGLAFSGDAWWKILLLGVLVTSIMGVGLYLTMRHIFHMGGTRLSGLLAGSQTQPAVLAFANGRTGSDPRVALGYALVYPVAMIAKILVAHFLGGM, encoded by the coding sequence ATGAACAGTGTGTTGAACTACTTGGCCGAACAACCGATCTTGACGGTTTTCTTGATTATCGGCATAGGAATGGCCCTCGGCCGAATCAAAGTTAAGGGAGTGAGCCTCGGTGCGGCTGCCGTCCTGTTCTTCGCGATCGCCCTCGCAGCATGGGGTAATGCGGTCGGCGTCGAGATCACAATCCCGCACTACATTGGCACCCTCGGGCTCGTCCTGTTCGCCTTCTCCATCGGCAACAACGCCGGCGGCACGTTCTTCAAGTCCCTGAAACAGGCAACCGGCCCCATCATCACGATGGTGGTCCTCTTCATCGTCGCAGCCGTTGCCGCCTACCTTGTCGGTAGCTACGTGTTCGACATGGACATCGCACTCATCGCCGGTACCTTCTCCGGCGCCGTCACGAACACGCCCGCGCTCGCGGCCGCCGGTGAATCCTCCGGTGATCCCGGGACCGCAACCGTGGGCTACGCAGTCGCCTACCTGTTCGGCGTCATCGGCATGATCATTGCGGCGCAGATGGCATTGCGGAAAGCGCACCTCGACACCGATGCCCCGTCGCCCGTCACCCACCAGAACGTCCGCGTGGACCGTGAAGACGGCCCGACCGTTGGTGGCATCATGAAGTCCCTCGGCTCCGCAATCGAATTCTCCCGCATCCGCCGCGGCGAACAGGGCCCCATCTGGATCCCCAGCTCCAGCGAGGTCCTCCAGCGGGGCGACCTTGTCACCATCGTCGGTGAAGATGCCGATGTTGAACAGGTTGTTGGCGAACTTGGCCACCGCTCCTCCCACTCGCTACGCTCCGACCGTCGCATGCTCGATTTCCGCCGGATCACCGTGTCCGAGCCCAGCCTCGTTGGCCTCACCGTCCGCGAACTCGACGAAGTTCTCGCAGAGCGCTGGGGAGCAAAGATCTCCCGCGTCCGCAGGGCCGATCAGGACATGCTTGCAATCCCGAATCTCATGGTGGAAATGGGAGACCGCGTCCGCGTTGTCGGCCCGACCATGAAGCTGAAGGAAATCTCCAAGTGGCTCGGCGACTCCTCGAAGGGCCTCACCGACATCAACCCCGTGGCGCTCGGTCTGGGCCTCGCCCTTGGCCTGTTCGTTGGCTCCATTGAAATCCCGATGCCCGGTGGCGGTAGCTTCTCCCTCGGTGGCGCCGCCGGCGTTCTCCTCGTTGGACTGGTCATGGGCCGTCTTGGTCGTGTCGGCAAGGTCGTCACCGCCCTGCCGAACACCGCGAACCTCGTCATGTCGGAACTCGGCCTCCTCCTTTTCCTCGCGCAGGCAGGTTGCAACGCCGGTGGCCAGATCGGACTCGCCTTCTCCGGTGATGCCTGGTGGAAGATCCTCCTGCTCGGAGTTCTTGTCACCTCGATCATGGGAGTCGGCCTCTACTTGACCATGCGCCATATCTTCCATATGGGTGGAACGAGGCTGTCTGGCCTGCTCGCAGGCTCGCAGACCCAGCCGGCCGTCCTCGCATTCGCGAACGGCCGTACGGGATCAGACCCCCGCGTTGCCCTCGGGTATGCACTTGTCTACCCGGTCGCGATGATCGCCAAGATCCTCGTCGCCCACTTCCTTGGCGGTATGTAA